DNA sequence from the Caldalkalibacillus thermarum genome:
TTCTCATCCTCAAAACAGCGAACGACATGGGCAATAGCGTCAACTTCGCGAATGTTGGCCAAAAATTTGTTGCCCAGCCCCTCTCCTCGGCTGGCCCCTTTCACTAAGCCGGCAATGTCTACAAACTCATAAGCAGTCGGGATAATGCGCTGGGTGTGCACAATCTCTGCCAGCTTCTCCAAACGGTGGTCAGGGACTTGCACAATCCCGACGTTGGGATCAATCGTACAAAAAGGATAATTTGCTGACTCGGCCCCGGCTTGCGTAATGGCATTGAACAGTGTAGACTTGCCCACGTTAGGCAAACCAACAATACCTGCTTTTAACAACGTCTCTCTACTCCTTTGCTCGATTCTCTGGGATGAAAAGTGCTTTTGGAGATCACACGTTTCTTACGTATCCTCTAGAGAATATTTCAGCCTTTTTGAGCATAAGACAAAATATCAGCTTCGTCAAACCCGAAAGCCCCCGGTCATGAAGGGGACAGGCCGATTGATGATGCATCTATTCCTTATTTGCCCCAACCGATTCCAGCACCCGTTTCAATTTCCGTTCAAACTTGCGCCTAGGCATGAGTACACTGTGGCTGCAGCCCTGACATTTGATACGGATATCCATCCCCATGCGAATGATTTGCCAACGATTGGTTCCACAGGGATGGGGTTTTTTCATCTCTACAATGTCATAGAGATGAAACTCTTTCCGTTCCATGCTTTTCCCTCCTTCGGCGCCGTTTCTAACCAGTCATGCTTAAAATCATTATAGTACAGGTGTTCAGTGTTTGTCATAGGGAAGGCCAAATTGCTTGAAGGGATAAAGCAAAATCATGCCCAGGATAAACAAGTTTAATACACCATACAAGGGATATAGGATTTGAATCAGCTTGGTAAACCCAAAGGTGGTTAAGGGAATGACCAAGAGGATAAAACCTCCGGCCACGGCCCACTGGGGCAAAAAGACGTAATCTTTAAACCTGGAGACCAACCCAAAAATATTGCTGACCGCTGTGGTATAGATGGCCAGCCACAACACAACGGAAACCCCAACCATCCACTGTGGCGGAAAGTTTTGCAAAATGGCGAACAGAGGAACATCATACAACATGATCTCATGACTGACAAAAAGCAAGGATTGATTATACAAAATGGACATAAGGGACAAGCAGGTCCCGCTTACCACACAGGAAATCGCAATCTCCGCCTTCTCCACTTTGGAACCAATGGCAGACAATACGGCCACAAGAGGTAATATATTAAGCGCTGTAAAAGCAATCCCTGCCGAAAGCACATGCCCCTCTCCTTTTTCCCAGCCAATGCCTGTCGGGTTGTTTTGCCACAGAAACAAACCACAGGCCAACGCCAGCATGGCAATCAACACAGGAATTAACAGGCTGTTTAAAGACATCACACCCTCCACATCACGCCAAAACACGCCCCACACTAAAATCCCGATCAGAACCACGCCAATCCAATAGGACAGCTCCCAGTAGACTAAAATGGCCCCGCTGCCGGCAAACATGACCACAGTAGTGGAAAGCAGATATAGAAAGATAAGTACATCGTAAGCATTGGCTAACTTCAGCCCAACAATCTCTTCCAGCACCATACGGTAATGGGGAGCCTGCAAACGGTGACTTACCATCATAATGACATAGCAACTGAACGAGAAGAGTATCATTGACAGCAAGACAGCCTTTTGACTTTGAGGGCCGTATGAGGCGAAAAACTCCCACAGTTCCCTCCCTGACGCATATCCTGCCCCAATCGTTGTGCCAATAATTAAAAAGGCAATTTTGGACCCTTTCCAAATGGTGGACACCGTCACCTAAAGATGCCTCCTAGCCTTTTCTTACCCCATGTATAAAAGCCATTATACCATCCTATAATGCTAATAAACCCCATATGCCATGAGCAAAATCCAGACAGAAGTATAAGCTAGCAAATAAACGGAATTTTAAATCAAAGTCTGTACAGCCTATTTACATGTAAAATTTATACAGGAAAGAAGGCGTTCCGATGAGACAGTTAAGTCACTCTTCCCCTCCTCCTCTTTTCCGTGAAGCCTATAACAGCGAGGGTTTTGCCGAAAAGCTTGCCCGCTCTTTATATAACACCTTATTACCAAAAGCGGGCGAATATGACTTAGTCATTCTGTGTATCGGGACCGACCGCTCCACAGGTGATGCCCTTGGGCCGCTTTTAGGCAGTTATTTAGCTGATGTGGAATTAAAACAGTTTCATGTATACGGCACTTTAAACCAACCGGTCCATGCGGTCAATTTGGAGCAATCGGTAGCCGCCATTGCCAAGCATCATCAGCGCCCGTTCATTATTGCCGCAGATGCTTGTCTGGGACACTACCAGCATGTGGGTCATGTCACATTAGGAGAAGGCGCGTTACAACCTGGAGCAGGAGTGAACAAAAAATTGCCGGCAGTGGGCGACTTGCATTTGACAGGCATTGTTAATGTGGGTGGATTTATGGAATATTTTGTTTTGCAAAACACCCGCTTATCCCTGGTGATGAACATGGCGGCGCGTATGGCCCAGGGCATTTGGCTGGCGGACCAGCGTTTAAGGCATAAAAAAAGAAGTGAGCTTCACACCAAGCCCGCTTCTTTGTTTAGCCGTTTGTTCTCGCCACCACTTCCCTTTAAATAATAAGGATAGACACACACTGCTTTATCTGCTCCACCATGGTGTTCCAAATCTGCCTGGGCATCTCCCGCCAGATGCAGTTTACTTAGGTAAACCGGTTGCGTGACAGGCCGCTTGTCAATACCCGTTAAACACCTTTTGTTGTTTTTCTCAACCTGTTTGGGCTGGCCTACATTAACGGACATGACCATATAACTTTGTTTCATTATTCTGCACCCCAATGTCTTGTCATTTTTTCAGAATATTTTACCCATAAAAACTTTATTTTGTCAGATAGACCCCCATGCTGATCAGCACGGCCACAACCAAGGCAGGCAGGAGGTTTCCCACCTTTACTTTGGTCACTTCAAGCAAATTAAGCCCTATCCCTATAATCAGAATCCCGCCTGTGGCGGTAATATCATTCACCAACCGGTCCAATAGTTCAGGTGTTAACCATTGGTCAATGGTCGTGGCCAACAGAGCCAGCGCACCCTGGTAGATAAAAACCGGAATAGCTGAAAAAATGACACCGATACCCAATGTGGAAGCAAAAATAATGGAAACAAAGCCATCTAAAAAGGATTTAGTGTACAAAACATCATGATCCAAGTTTAATCCGCTGTTTAAAGAGCCGATGATGGACATGGCACCGATCGTAAAAATTAAAGTGGTCGTCACAAACGCTTGGGCCACATGCCCCCGGTTTGTGCCTGCTATCTGTTCTAGCCATTTTCCCAGCTGTTCCAAACGGTCTTCCACCCTGAGCCATTCGCCAAGGATCGCGCCCAGCACAACACTAAACAAAACAATCAAGAAATATTCTGCCTCAAAAGCCATCCCCATGCCCAACACGACAACGGCAATACCAAGCGTTTTTAGCACGGTTGACTTCATGTTTTCCGATATATTTGGCAAACAAAGCCCAACGAAAGTTCCCGCTATAATGGCTAAAGTATTCACAATGACGCCTAACAAGACCATCTTGATCCCCTGCTTTCCCTTTTACCCCAGTAATCCTGCCTTTATTTCCAGCAGGGCTTGAACCAACTGATCAATCTCTTCCTTGCGGTTAAAAAATCCGAAGCTCGCCCTGACCGTGCCCACAGGACTTGTGCTCAATGCCTGATGGGCCAAGGGTGTGCAGTGCAATCCTGCCCTGGTGGCAATGCCATAATATTGATCCAGGATCATCGCCACTTCATGGGGATCAATCCCTTCCAGATTGAAAGCCACAACCGGCCCCCGTTTGACTCCAAGTTCCGGTCCGTACAAATGAAGACCTTTGATTTGGCTCAGTTGCTCCAAAGCATATTGTGTTAACATCCACTCGTGGTCCCAGATCTTCCCCACACCTTGTTCCAGAACAAAACCAACTCCCACATTTAAACCGGCAATTCCCGGTGTGTTTAATGTTCCTGATTCATACCGTGCCGGCCGGCTGTCCGGCTGCTGCTCCAACTCTGAGTGACTGCCTGTACCGCCATGAAAGAGAGGAATCAAATCAATCTGGGGAGATATGTATAAACCTCCCGTTCCTTGGGGGCCGTACAGCCCTTTATGCCCGGGAAAAGCCAGCAAATCGATGCAGTCCTCTTCCACGTCAACCGGCAAAATACCAGCTGACTGGGATGCATCCACGAGAAACGGGATGTGATGCTGGCGGGCCAGCCGGCCAAGCTGGCGAATGGGAAGAATAGCACCAGTCACGTTGGATACATGGGTCGCCACTACCAGTTTAGTCCGCGGGGTAAGGGCTTGGGACACTTGATCAAGATCAATATGACCGTTATGATCAGGCTCAATAAAAGTAAGCTTCACACCATAGCGGTCACGGAGATAGGCCAGC
Encoded proteins:
- the yyaC gene encoding spore protease YyaC, which encodes MRQLSHSSPPPLFREAYNSEGFAEKLARSLYNTLLPKAGEYDLVILCIGTDRSTGDALGPLLGSYLADVELKQFHVYGTLNQPVHAVNLEQSVAAIAKHHQRPFIIAADACLGHYQHVGHVTLGEGALQPGAGVNKKLPAVGDLHLTGIVNVGGFMEYFVLQNTRLSLVMNMAARMAQGIWLADQRLRHKKRSELHTKPASLFSRLFSPPLPFK
- a CDS encoding DUF951 domain-containing protein produces the protein MERKEFHLYDIVEMKKPHPCGTNRWQIIRMGMDIRIKCQGCSHSVLMPRRKFERKLKRVLESVGANKE
- a CDS encoding DUF554 domain-containing protein, which translates into the protein MVLLGVIVNTLAIIAGTFVGLCLPNISENMKSTVLKTLGIAVVVLGMGMAFEAEYFLIVLFSVVLGAILGEWLRVEDRLEQLGKWLEQIAGTNRGHVAQAFVTTTLIFTIGAMSIIGSLNSGLNLDHDVLYTKSFLDGFVSIIFASTLGIGVIFSAIPVFIYQGALALLATTIDQWLTPELLDRLVNDITATGGILIIGIGLNLLEVTKVKVGNLLPALVVAVLISMGVYLTK
- a CDS encoding aminotransferase class V-fold PLP-dependent enzyme, with protein sequence MTVIYFDQAASSWPKPDGVAEAMMEAVQQYGANPGRGGHQLAVRAAQTISQTRARLAKLFGIKDPKHIIFFQNATQALNQAIKGFEWKTGDHVLTTAFEHNSVRRPLAYLRDRYGVKLTFIEPDHNGHIDLDQVSQALTPRTKLVVATHVSNVTGAILPIRQLGRLARQHHIPFLVDASQSAGILPVDVEEDCIDLLAFPGHKGLYGPQGTGGLYISPQIDLIPLFHGGTGSHSELEQQPDSRPARYESGTLNTPGIAGLNVGVGFVLEQGVGKIWDHEWMLTQYALEQLSQIKGLHLYGPELGVKRGPVVAFNLEGIDPHEVAMILDQYYGIATRAGLHCTPLAHQALSTSPVGTVRASFGFFNRKEEIDQLVQALLEIKAGLLG
- a CDS encoding YkvI family membrane protein, with the translated sequence MTVSTIWKGSKIAFLIIGTTIGAGYASGRELWEFFASYGPQSQKAVLLSMILFSFSCYVIMMVSHRLQAPHYRMVLEEIVGLKLANAYDVLIFLYLLSTTVVMFAGSGAILVYWELSYWIGVVLIGILVWGVFWRDVEGVMSLNSLLIPVLIAMLALACGLFLWQNNPTGIGWEKGEGHVLSAGIAFTALNILPLVAVLSAIGSKVEKAEIAISCVVSGTCLSLMSILYNQSLLFVSHEIMLYDVPLFAILQNFPPQWMVGVSVVLWLAIYTTAVSNIFGLVSRFKDYVFLPQWAVAGGFILLVIPLTTFGFTKLIQILYPLYGVLNLFILGMILLYPFKQFGLPYDKH